In the Clostridia bacterium genome, CCTGCGGCAAGCGCGGGAGATATGCGCGGCTCAGGGCGGCGCGGGAAAAATATTTGCGTTTTCCTTGAAAACAGCGGTTTTTTCCTCTCTTCTGTTGGTCGGGTGTTAGAGTCCGTGTTGTAAAATAGCATTTGCAATACTCGGCAGTTTGGCCGAAAATAACAAAAGGGAGGAATGTAAATGACGAGTAAAAGCAAGACGAAGCGGGCGTTCATAAGCAGCTTGATCGTACTGGCGCTCTGCTTCACGCTGTTCGCGGGGACGACGTTCGCATGGTTCACCGACACGGTGGTGAGCCGCGAAAACATCATCGCCGCGGGCAATCTGAAAGCCGACCTGCTCATCGACGCGGAGGGCGACGGAAACTACGCATCCATAGCCGATTGGGACGGCGGCATTTTCGATGTCGCGGAGACGGCACAGAACAGCACCTTTACCCTCTGGGAGCCGGGCAAGACGCAGATCGCATACCTCGCGGTAAGCAACATCGGCAACCTGGCGCTGAAGTACAACATCATCCTCGACGTTCTTGACAGAGGGCTCGCGGGCGCGCTCGAATACGCGATAATCGACGGCGCGACCGCCGCGCAGACCGCTTCTCTCACGAGCTGGGACGATCTGCTCTCGGTCGCAACGGCGACCGGTCAGGTCCGCTCCGGCCGCATCACCGCCGCGCCTTACGGCAAGCTCGCCGCGGACGAGACCGACTACTTCGTCTTTGCGGTGCATATGCGCACCGACGCGGGCAACGAGTATCAGGAAAAGGATATCATCTTTGACGTCAATCTCGTGGCGACGCAGGCGACCGCAGAGAGCGACAGCTTCAACGATCAATACGACGCCGGCGCGGAGATGCCCGAGCCCGGCAGAATGCTCTTCGCACTCTCCCATGACGAACTGATCGCGGCGCTGAACGACGTCAACGCCGCCGATGACGAAGCAACTCCCGTCATCAACGCCGTCGGCAGCGACCTCGGAACGCTCCACGGCTATCACTTCAAAAAGGACGTCATTATCCGCAATGCCGTATTCAGCGGCACGAACGGGCTACGCTACTGCTACGCCGACAACGGCACGAAGGTGACGTTCGTCAACTGCACCTTTAACGGCGCGACCTACGGCGCACACTTCGACGGCGGCAACGGCGCGCTGGCCTTCGAGAACTGCGACATCAAGGGATGGAACAGTTTCGGCCGAACGATAACTTCCGTCGTCTTCACAAACTGCAGCTTCAGCTGCTCTCCCGAATACGGTTCGATCCGCTTCTATCAGGACGGCCTGATCGAATCCTGCTACTTCTCCGACGACTATAAGTTCATCGACTGCAACAACAGCGGCTCGGTCATCCGAATAAACGACTCCAACGTTACCACAGGACTGCTGTTCAATAACGGAAGCACCGTTTCACAGTGGTTTATCGACGGAACGGATGTTTCCGCTCAGGTCGGCACCCATTAACGCGAAACAACACATCAACTGCCGCGCTTAAAAACGCGGTCCGCCATCGGCAAAAAACGGGATGAGACAACCTCTCATCCCGTTTTGTTTTTACGTTTAATATGCGAACGCGGGGGACGGCATCCGGTTTACACCACCAGACGCAGGTTGTTGAGTCCCAGCGAGTTGACGTAGTTGGCGTCCTTGACCGTCTTCATGACCATGCGGATGCCGATGTGCGAGAAGGGATCGTCGTCGCGGTGGAGCTCCATATACTTGACGGGGTCGAAGTTGACGCAGTTGTCGCGCAGACGGATGATGCAGTCGTCGCCGCGGATCGTGAGGCGCACGTCGATGCGGCAGTCGCGGCCGCCGCTCTTG is a window encoding:
- a CDS encoding right-handed parallel beta-helix repeat-containing protein, which translates into the protein MTSKSKTKRAFISSLIVLALCFTLFAGTTFAWFTDTVVSRENIIAAGNLKADLLIDAEGDGNYASIADWDGGIFDVAETAQNSTFTLWEPGKTQIAYLAVSNIGNLALKYNIILDVLDRGLAGALEYAIIDGATAAQTASLTSWDDLLSVATATGQVRSGRITAAPYGKLAADETDYFVFAVHMRTDAGNEYQEKDIIFDVNLVATQATAESDSFNDQYDAGAEMPEPGRMLFALSHDELIAALNDVNAADDEATPVINAVGSDLGTLHGYHFKKDVIIRNAVFSGTNGLRYCYADNGTKVTFVNCTFNGATYGAHFDGGNGALAFENCDIKGWNSFGRTITSVVFTNCSFSCSPEYGSIRFYQDGLIESCYFSDDYKFIDCNNSGSVIRINDSNVTTGLLFNNGSTVSQWFIDGTDVSAQVGTH